The following coding sequences are from one Capsicum annuum cultivar UCD-10X-F1 chromosome 3, UCD10Xv1.1, whole genome shotgun sequence window:
- the LOC107862521 gene encoding F-box/kelch-repeat protein At1g74510: MLEGSNHVSRDLPCVCEQASKWIYYAFHVIEQSKGKRPLEDVADIGWRKSSKLLDAQEKEEAARCLHNLSLCQEEHSDKQHDSGTRSDSSSLIHQIGRDLSVNCLVRCSRSDYGSIASLNRSFRSLIQSGELYKLRRQMGIVEHWVYFSCNLLEWEAFDPIRCRWMHLPAMTSNNCFMCSDKESLAVGTELLVFGKEIESHVIYKYSIVTNSWSSGMKTNTPRCLFGSGSLGEIAIVAGGCDSRGNVLSSAELYNSETGTWEALPSMHEPRKLCSGVFMDGKFYIIGGVGVGNSNVLTCGEVYDFKARSWALVPDMFPARNRGAGANDAPAIAQAPPLLAVVKNELYAAYYAENEVWKYDKRRNLWITIGRLPEQATSMNGWGLAFRACGDQLIVIGGPRSLNGRFIEINSWEPTEGEPNWNLLGRKHSGSFVYNCAVMGC, translated from the coding sequence ATGTTGGAGGGATCGAATCATGTTTCAAGGGATTTGCCTTGCGTGTGCGAGCAAGCGAGCAAATGGATATACTATGCTTTCCATGTCATTGAACAGTCGAAGGGAAAGCGCCCTTTGGAGGATGTAGCAGACATTGGTTGGAGAAAGTCATCCAAGCTGCTTGATGCCCAAGAGAAGGAGGAAGCTGCGAGGTGCCTTCATAATCTTTCACTCTGTCAAGAGGAACACTCAGATAAGCAGCATGATAGTGGCACTCGCTCTGATTCAAGCTCTTTAATCCACCAAATTGGGCGAGACCTTTCAGTAAATTGCCTGGTTCGTTGCTCAAGGTCAGATTATGGGTCAATTGCTTCTTTGAACCGGAGCTTTAGGTCTTTAATTCAGAGTGGAGAACTGTATAAGCTCAGGAGACAGATGGGTATTGTAGAACATTGGGTTTATTTCTCGTGCAACCTTCTTGAGTGGGAAGCTTTTGATCCCATTCGCTGTAGGTGGATGCATTTGCCAGCAATGACATCAAATAATTGCTTCATGTGTTCTGACAAGGAATCGCTGGCGGTTGGTACTGAACTTCTTGTCTTTGGAAAGGAAATTGAGTCCCATGTTATCTACAAATACAGCATCGTGACCAACTCATGGTCATCTGGGATGAAGACAAATACACCTAGGTGCCTCTTCGGCTCTGGAAGTCTTGGGGAAATTGCAATCGTAGCAGGCGGTTGTGACTCAAGGGGCAATGTACTAAGCTCTGCAGAGCTTTATAATTCTGAAACAGGAACATGGGAGGCTCTGCCGAGCATGCATGAACCAAGAAAATTGTGTTCTGGAGTATTCATGGATGGGAAGTTCTATATAATTGGTGGGGTTGGTGTTGGCAATTCAAATGTACTTACTTGTGGCGAAGTGTATGATTTCAAAGCAAGGTCTTGGGCTCTGGTACCTGATATGTTCCCAGCACGTAACAGAGGAGCTGGAGCTAATGATGCTCCTGCAATAGCTCAGGCACCTCCACTCTTAGCAGTTGTAAAGAATGAGTTATATGCTGCTTATTATGCTGAAAATGAAGTTTGGAAGTATGATAAGAGAAGAAACTTATGGATTACTATAGGAAGATTGCCCGAGCAGGCGACCTCTATGAATGGTTGGGGGCTAGCATTTAGGGCATGTGGAGATCAGCTCATAGTTATTGGAGGACCTAGGTCATTAAATGGGCGATTCATTGAGATTAATTCTTGGGAACCTACAGAAGGCGAACCAAATTGGAATTTGTTGGGGAGAAAACATTCAGGAAGTTTTGTCTATAATTGTGCAGTGATGGGTTGCTAA